A region from the Drosophila ananassae strain 14024-0371.13 chromosome 2L, ASM1763931v2, whole genome shotgun sequence genome encodes:
- the LOC6500804 gene encoding segmentation protein cap'n'collar isoform X2 — translation MIDLEDLPRMQSLSPAKEIEDAYAQTQLDPIPGPKKKVTVRVPIGPPSKLAKLIKPTVASTPAVLAIVPTTPTFLETPPTPLSTTPGNRQNNWRNGFDFTTLESEIAEVLYKQDVDLGFSLDQEQIINASYASGNSAASQAKARLEEEAKSSDPSLGPESTEDALKDTAAETTELSGATVDDIEKLKALEELQQDKDKDAENLLEDITNEWNGIPFTIDNETGEYIRLPLDELLNDVLKLSEFPLEDELTNDPVASTSQAAAALNENQSIRTSSETGEEFLSGEGVPSKQRRIDTKDKENDPEKADGGDSFSVSDFEDLQNSVGSPLFDLDEDAKKELDEMLQSTAPPYHHPHPHHGHPHAHPHPHHHAATMHHHAHAHHAAAAAAAHQRAVQQANYGGSVGVGVGVGVGVGVGSGTGSAFQRQPASGGFHPGHHQGRMPRLNRSVSMERLQDFATYFSPIPSMVGGVSDMSPYPHHYPGYSYQASPSQGAPAPGQHGQYGSGAAAAPLQPPPPPPPHHATMLHHPNTALGDICPSGQPHYGHNLGSAVSSSMHLTNSSHEADGAAAAAAAYKVEHDLMYYANTSSDMNQTDGFMNSIFTDEDLHLMDMNESFCRMVDNSTSNNSSVLGLPSSGHVSNGSGGSAQLAPGNTHANQANGAAGAVGPMSTGGAAGMTADLLASGGGAGAQGGTDRLDASSDSAVSSMGSERVPSLSDGEWGEGSDSAQDYHQGKYGGPYDFSYNNNSRLTTATRQPPVAQKKHQLYGKRDPHKQTPSALPPTVPPAAATAVQSQSIKYEYDAGYGSSGMASGASGISSEAGAMGPALSKDYHHHQAAYGMGASGSNFNGDYTHRPTPRTAEDLVHLNHTYSAMPQGSGALPRPQARDKKPLVATKSGSAKGANSGGGSSSSSSAGGSSHGGEDEHLTRDEKRARALNIPIPVQDIINLPMDEFNERLSKYDLSENQLSLIRDIRRRGKNKVAAQNCRKRKLDQILTLEDEVNAVVKRKTQLNLDRDHLEGERKRISNKFAMLHRHVFQYLRDPEGNACSPADYSLQQAADGSVYLLPREKSESNNTATAASNAVSSGSGGSLNGHVPSQTPMHGHHGQHGMQAQHVGGGMSQQQQQQQQSRLPPHLQQQQQHHLQQQQQQPGGQSQQQHRKE, via the exons GAGAGTGAGATCGCCGAGGTGTTGTACAAGCAGGATGTGGACTTGGGCTTCAGCCTCGACCAGGAGCAGATTATCAACGCCTCCTATGCCAGCGGCAACAGCGCCGCCAGCCAGGCCAAGGCCCGCCTGGAGGAGGAGGCCAAGTCGTCGGACCCCTCGCTCGGACCGGAATCCACCGAAGACGCCCTGAAGGACACCGCCGCCGAGACCACCGAGCTCTCTGGCGCCACCGTTGACGATATTGAGAAGCTGAAAGCTCTGGAGGAGCTTCAGCAAGATAAG GACAAGGACGCCGAGAACCTTCTGGAGGATATTACCAATGAGTGGAACGGAATACCCTTCACCATCGATAATGAAACTG GTGAATACATTCGCTTGCCTTTGGATGAGTTGCTGAACGACGTTCTCAAGCTCTCTGAATTCCCGCTCGAAGACGAG CTGACCAACGATCCGGTGGCCTCCACCTCCCAGGCAGCTGCCGCTTTGAACGAGAATCAGTCGATAAGGACCAGCTCGGAGACCGGCGAGGAGTTCCTCAGTGGCGAGGGAGTGCCGAGCAAGCAGCGTAGGATCGATACCAAGGACAAGGAGAACGACCCGGAAAAGGCCGACGGAGGAGACAGCTTCTCGGTCAGCGACTTCGAGGACCTGCAGAACTCAGTGGGCTCGCCCCTGTTTGACTTAGATGAGGACGCCAAGAAGGAGCTAGACGAGATGTTGCAATCCACGGCTCCGCCCTACCACCACCCCCATCCCCACCACGGCCATCCCCACGCGCACCCCCATCCGCACCACCATGCCGCCACGATGCACCACCACGCCCATGCCCAccatgccgccgccgccgccgctgcccaCCAGCGAGCGGTGCAGCAGGCCAACTATGGCGGCAGTGTTGGCGTCGGCGTTGGTGTCGgagtgggcgtgggcgtgggcaGCGGCACTGGCAGCGCCTTCCAgcgccagccagccagcggCGGATTCCATCCGGGCCATCACCAG GGCCGCATGCCGCGTCTGAACCGCAGCGTTTCCATGGAGCGTCTTCAGGACTTTGCCACCTACTTCAGCCCCATACCCAGCATGGTGGGCGGAGTGTCGGACATGTCGCCCTATCCCCACCACTATCCGGGCTACTCCTATCAGGCGAGTCCCTCGCAGGGAGCCCCCGCCCCCGGCCAGCACGGTCAGTACGGTAGCGGGGCAGCTGCTGCTCCCCTGCAGCCcccaccaccgccgccgccgcacCACGCCACCATGCTGCACCACCCGAACACCGCCCTGGGCGACATCTGCCCCTCGGGCCAGCCGCACTACGGCCACAACCTGGGCTCCGCGGTGTCCTCCAGCATGCATCTGACCAACTCCAGTCACGAGGCCGATGGCGCCGCCGCAGCAGCTGCCGCCTATAAGGTGGAGCACGATCTGATGTACTACGCG AATACCTCCTCGGATATGAATCAAACTGACGGTTTCATGAACTCCATTTTCACCGACGAGGATCTGCATTTGATGGACATGAATGAGA GCTTCTGTCGCATGGTGGAcaacagcaccagcaacaACTCCTCGGTCCTGGGCCTGCCCAGCAGTGGACATGTCAGCAACGGCTCCGGAGGCTCTGCTCAGCTGGCGCCGGGGAACACTCACGCAAACCAGGCCAACGGAGCTGCGGGCGCCGTGGGCCCAATGAGCACTGGCGGAGCTGCGGGCATGACCGCCGATCTTCTGGCCAGCGGCGGCGGTGCAGGTGCACAGGGCGGGACTGATCGCTTGGACGCCTCTAGCGACAGTGCCGTCAGTTCGATGGGCTCCGAACGGGTGCCATCCCTCTCCGACGGCGAGTGGGGTGAGGGCAGCGACTCGGCGCAGGACTATCACCAGGGAAAGTACGGTGGCCCCTACGACTTCAGTTACAACAACAACTCGCGGCTGACCACGGCCACCCGTCAGCCGCCGGTGGCGCAAAAGAAGCATCAGTTATACGGAAAGCGGGATCCTCACAAGCAGACACCATCGGCTCTGCCACCGACAGTGCCGCCGGCGGCTGCCACAGCCGTGCAGTCGCAGAGCATTAAATACGAATACGATGCGGGATACGGATCATCGGGAATGGCCAGCGGTGCTAGTGGAATCAGCAGCGAAGCTGGTGCCATGGGACCTGCTCTGTCCAAGGACTACCACCATCACCAGGCGGCCTACGGAATGGGCGCCAGCGGAAGCAACTTCAATGGCGACTACACCCATCGACCCACTCCCAGGACCGCTGAAGATCTGGTCCATCTAAATCACACCTACTCGGCCATGCCCCAGGGAAGTGGTGCCCTGCCAAGACCGCAGGCGCGCGACAAGAAGCCTCTGGTGGCCACCAAATCAGGATCAGCCAAGGGAGCCAACTCCGGCGGcggtagcagcagcagcagcagtgccggcggcagcagccacggcggAGAGGATGAGCACCTGACCCGTGATGAGAAGCGGGCTCGTGCCTTGAACATCCCTATTCCGGTGCAGGACATCATTAATTTGCCCATGGACGAGTTCAACGAGCGCCTGTCCAAGTACGACCTCAGCGAGAACCAACTGTCCCTGATCCGCGACATCCGTCGTCGTGGCAAGAACAAGGTGGCGGCCCAAAACTGCCGCAAGCGCAAGCTGGACCAGATCCTTACCCTCGAGGACGAAGTGAATGCTGTGGTCAAGCGCAAGACGCAGCTGAATCTGGATCGCGATCACTTGGAGGGCGAGCGTAAACGCATCTCCAATAAGTTTGCCATGCTGCATCGTCATGTGTTCCAG TATCTGCGGGATCCTGAGGGCAATGCATGCTCACCTGCTGACTACAGCTTGCAGCAGGCCGCCGATGGCTCTGTCTACTTGCTGCCTCGTGAAAAGTCCGAGAGCAACAACACAGCCACAGCTGCCTCCAATGCTGTGTCTTCCGGCAGCGGAGGAAGTCTGAACGGACATGTGCCCAGCCAGACACCGATGCACGGCCACCATGGCCAGCACGGAATGCAGGCCCAGCACGTAGGCGGTGGAAtgagccagcagcagcagcaacagcagcaatcgAGGCTGCCCCCGCatctgcaacagcagcagcagcaccatttgcagcaacagcagcagcagccgggAGGTCaatcgcagcagcagcaccgcAAGGAATGA
- the LOC6500804 gene encoding segmentation protein cap'n'collar isoform X3: MCLNEEYKYMHIYLAESEIAEVLYKQDVDLGFSLDQEQIINASYASGNSAASQAKARLEEEAKSSDPSLGPESTEDALKDTAAETTELSGATVDDIEKLKALEELQQDKDKDAENLLEDITNEWNGIPFTIDNETGEYIRLPLDELLNDVLKLSEFPLEDELTNDPVASTSQAAAALNENQSIRTSSETGEEFLSGEGVPSKQRRIDTKDKENDPEKADGGDSFSVSDFEDLQNSVGSPLFDLDEDAKKELDEMLQSTAPPYHHPHPHHGHPHAHPHPHHHAATMHHHAHAHHAAAAAAAHQRAVQQANYGGSVGVGVGVGVGVGVGSGTGSAFQRQPASGGFHPGHHQGRMPRLNRSVSMERLQDFATYFSPIPSMVGGVSDMSPYPHHYPGYSYQASPSQGAPAPGQHGQYGSGAAAAPLQPPPPPPPHHATMLHHPNTALGDICPSGQPHYGHNLGSAVSSSMHLTNSSHEADGAAAAAAAYKVEHDLMYYANTSSDMNQTDGFMNSIFTDEDLHLMDMNESFCRMVDNSTSNNSSVLGLPSSGHVSNGSGGSAQLAPGNTHANQANGAAGAVGPMSTGGAAGMTADLLASGGGAGAQGGTDRLDASSDSAVSSMGSERVPSLSDGEWGEGSDSAQDYHQGKYGGPYDFSYNNNSRLTTATRQPPVAQKKHQLYGKRDPHKQTPSALPPTVPPAAATAVQSQSIKYEYDAGYGSSGMASGASGISSEAGAMGPALSKDYHHHQAAYGMGASGSNFNGDYTHRPTPRTAEDLVHLNHTYSAMPQGSGALPRPQARDKKPLVATKSGSAKGANSGGGSSSSSSAGGSSHGGEDEHLTRDEKRARALNIPIPVQDIINLPMDEFNERLSKYDLSENQLSLIRDIRRRGKNKVAAQNCRKRKLDQILTLEDEVNAVVKRKTQLNLDRDHLEGERKRISNKFAMLHRHVFQYLRDPEGNACSPADYSLQQAADGSVYLLPREKSESNNTATAASNAVSSGSGGSLNGHVPSQTPMHGHHGQHGMQAQHVGGGMSQQQQQQQQSRLPPHLQQQQQHHLQQQQQQPGGQSQQQHRKE, from the exons GAGAGTGAGATCGCCGAGGTGTTGTACAAGCAGGATGTGGACTTGGGCTTCAGCCTCGACCAGGAGCAGATTATCAACGCCTCCTATGCCAGCGGCAACAGCGCCGCCAGCCAGGCCAAGGCCCGCCTGGAGGAGGAGGCCAAGTCGTCGGACCCCTCGCTCGGACCGGAATCCACCGAAGACGCCCTGAAGGACACCGCCGCCGAGACCACCGAGCTCTCTGGCGCCACCGTTGACGATATTGAGAAGCTGAAAGCTCTGGAGGAGCTTCAGCAAGATAAG GACAAGGACGCCGAGAACCTTCTGGAGGATATTACCAATGAGTGGAACGGAATACCCTTCACCATCGATAATGAAACTG GTGAATACATTCGCTTGCCTTTGGATGAGTTGCTGAACGACGTTCTCAAGCTCTCTGAATTCCCGCTCGAAGACGAG CTGACCAACGATCCGGTGGCCTCCACCTCCCAGGCAGCTGCCGCTTTGAACGAGAATCAGTCGATAAGGACCAGCTCGGAGACCGGCGAGGAGTTCCTCAGTGGCGAGGGAGTGCCGAGCAAGCAGCGTAGGATCGATACCAAGGACAAGGAGAACGACCCGGAAAAGGCCGACGGAGGAGACAGCTTCTCGGTCAGCGACTTCGAGGACCTGCAGAACTCAGTGGGCTCGCCCCTGTTTGACTTAGATGAGGACGCCAAGAAGGAGCTAGACGAGATGTTGCAATCCACGGCTCCGCCCTACCACCACCCCCATCCCCACCACGGCCATCCCCACGCGCACCCCCATCCGCACCACCATGCCGCCACGATGCACCACCACGCCCATGCCCAccatgccgccgccgccgccgctgcccaCCAGCGAGCGGTGCAGCAGGCCAACTATGGCGGCAGTGTTGGCGTCGGCGTTGGTGTCGgagtgggcgtgggcgtgggcaGCGGCACTGGCAGCGCCTTCCAgcgccagccagccagcggCGGATTCCATCCGGGCCATCACCAG GGCCGCATGCCGCGTCTGAACCGCAGCGTTTCCATGGAGCGTCTTCAGGACTTTGCCACCTACTTCAGCCCCATACCCAGCATGGTGGGCGGAGTGTCGGACATGTCGCCCTATCCCCACCACTATCCGGGCTACTCCTATCAGGCGAGTCCCTCGCAGGGAGCCCCCGCCCCCGGCCAGCACGGTCAGTACGGTAGCGGGGCAGCTGCTGCTCCCCTGCAGCCcccaccaccgccgccgccgcacCACGCCACCATGCTGCACCACCCGAACACCGCCCTGGGCGACATCTGCCCCTCGGGCCAGCCGCACTACGGCCACAACCTGGGCTCCGCGGTGTCCTCCAGCATGCATCTGACCAACTCCAGTCACGAGGCCGATGGCGCCGCCGCAGCAGCTGCCGCCTATAAGGTGGAGCACGATCTGATGTACTACGCG AATACCTCCTCGGATATGAATCAAACTGACGGTTTCATGAACTCCATTTTCACCGACGAGGATCTGCATTTGATGGACATGAATGAGA GCTTCTGTCGCATGGTGGAcaacagcaccagcaacaACTCCTCGGTCCTGGGCCTGCCCAGCAGTGGACATGTCAGCAACGGCTCCGGAGGCTCTGCTCAGCTGGCGCCGGGGAACACTCACGCAAACCAGGCCAACGGAGCTGCGGGCGCCGTGGGCCCAATGAGCACTGGCGGAGCTGCGGGCATGACCGCCGATCTTCTGGCCAGCGGCGGCGGTGCAGGTGCACAGGGCGGGACTGATCGCTTGGACGCCTCTAGCGACAGTGCCGTCAGTTCGATGGGCTCCGAACGGGTGCCATCCCTCTCCGACGGCGAGTGGGGTGAGGGCAGCGACTCGGCGCAGGACTATCACCAGGGAAAGTACGGTGGCCCCTACGACTTCAGTTACAACAACAACTCGCGGCTGACCACGGCCACCCGTCAGCCGCCGGTGGCGCAAAAGAAGCATCAGTTATACGGAAAGCGGGATCCTCACAAGCAGACACCATCGGCTCTGCCACCGACAGTGCCGCCGGCGGCTGCCACAGCCGTGCAGTCGCAGAGCATTAAATACGAATACGATGCGGGATACGGATCATCGGGAATGGCCAGCGGTGCTAGTGGAATCAGCAGCGAAGCTGGTGCCATGGGACCTGCTCTGTCCAAGGACTACCACCATCACCAGGCGGCCTACGGAATGGGCGCCAGCGGAAGCAACTTCAATGGCGACTACACCCATCGACCCACTCCCAGGACCGCTGAAGATCTGGTCCATCTAAATCACACCTACTCGGCCATGCCCCAGGGAAGTGGTGCCCTGCCAAGACCGCAGGCGCGCGACAAGAAGCCTCTGGTGGCCACCAAATCAGGATCAGCCAAGGGAGCCAACTCCGGCGGcggtagcagcagcagcagcagtgccggcggcagcagccacggcggAGAGGATGAGCACCTGACCCGTGATGAGAAGCGGGCTCGTGCCTTGAACATCCCTATTCCGGTGCAGGACATCATTAATTTGCCCATGGACGAGTTCAACGAGCGCCTGTCCAAGTACGACCTCAGCGAGAACCAACTGTCCCTGATCCGCGACATCCGTCGTCGTGGCAAGAACAAGGTGGCGGCCCAAAACTGCCGCAAGCGCAAGCTGGACCAGATCCTTACCCTCGAGGACGAAGTGAATGCTGTGGTCAAGCGCAAGACGCAGCTGAATCTGGATCGCGATCACTTGGAGGGCGAGCGTAAACGCATCTCCAATAAGTTTGCCATGCTGCATCGTCATGTGTTCCAG TATCTGCGGGATCCTGAGGGCAATGCATGCTCACCTGCTGACTACAGCTTGCAGCAGGCCGCCGATGGCTCTGTCTACTTGCTGCCTCGTGAAAAGTCCGAGAGCAACAACACAGCCACAGCTGCCTCCAATGCTGTGTCTTCCGGCAGCGGAGGAAGTCTGAACGGACATGTGCCCAGCCAGACACCGATGCACGGCCACCATGGCCAGCACGGAATGCAGGCCCAGCACGTAGGCGGTGGAAtgagccagcagcagcagcaacagcagcaatcgAGGCTGCCCCCGCatctgcaacagcagcagcagcaccatttgcagcaacagcagcagcagccgggAGGTCaatcgcagcagcagcaccgcAAGGAATGA
- the LOC6500804 gene encoding segmentation protein cap'n'collar isoform X4 produces MRVFIHRDIMESEIAEVLYKQDVDLGFSLDQEQIINASYASGNSAASQAKARLEEEAKSSDPSLGPESTEDALKDTAAETTELSGATVDDIEKLKALEELQQDKDKDAENLLEDITNEWNGIPFTIDNETGEYIRLPLDELLNDVLKLSEFPLEDELTNDPVASTSQAAAALNENQSIRTSSETGEEFLSGEGVPSKQRRIDTKDKENDPEKADGGDSFSVSDFEDLQNSVGSPLFDLDEDAKKELDEMLQSTAPPYHHPHPHHGHPHAHPHPHHHAATMHHHAHAHHAAAAAAAHQRAVQQANYGGSVGVGVGVGVGVGVGSGTGSAFQRQPASGGFHPGHHQGRMPRLNRSVSMERLQDFATYFSPIPSMVGGVSDMSPYPHHYPGYSYQASPSQGAPAPGQHGQYGSGAAAAPLQPPPPPPPHHATMLHHPNTALGDICPSGQPHYGHNLGSAVSSSMHLTNSSHEADGAAAAAAAYKVEHDLMYYANTSSDMNQTDGFMNSIFTDEDLHLMDMNESFCRMVDNSTSNNSSVLGLPSSGHVSNGSGGSAQLAPGNTHANQANGAAGAVGPMSTGGAAGMTADLLASGGGAGAQGGTDRLDASSDSAVSSMGSERVPSLSDGEWGEGSDSAQDYHQGKYGGPYDFSYNNNSRLTTATRQPPVAQKKHQLYGKRDPHKQTPSALPPTVPPAAATAVQSQSIKYEYDAGYGSSGMASGASGISSEAGAMGPALSKDYHHHQAAYGMGASGSNFNGDYTHRPTPRTAEDLVHLNHTYSAMPQGSGALPRPQARDKKPLVATKSGSAKGANSGGGSSSSSSAGGSSHGGEDEHLTRDEKRARALNIPIPVQDIINLPMDEFNERLSKYDLSENQLSLIRDIRRRGKNKVAAQNCRKRKLDQILTLEDEVNAVVKRKTQLNLDRDHLEGERKRISNKFAMLHRHVFQYLRDPEGNACSPADYSLQQAADGSVYLLPREKSESNNTATAASNAVSSGSGGSLNGHVPSQTPMHGHHGQHGMQAQHVGGGMSQQQQQQQQSRLPPHLQQQQQHHLQQQQQQPGGQSQQQHRKE; encoded by the exons ATGCGAGTGTTTATCCACAGGGATATAATG GAGAGTGAGATCGCCGAGGTGTTGTACAAGCAGGATGTGGACTTGGGCTTCAGCCTCGACCAGGAGCAGATTATCAACGCCTCCTATGCCAGCGGCAACAGCGCCGCCAGCCAGGCCAAGGCCCGCCTGGAGGAGGAGGCCAAGTCGTCGGACCCCTCGCTCGGACCGGAATCCACCGAAGACGCCCTGAAGGACACCGCCGCCGAGACCACCGAGCTCTCTGGCGCCACCGTTGACGATATTGAGAAGCTGAAAGCTCTGGAGGAGCTTCAGCAAGATAAG GACAAGGACGCCGAGAACCTTCTGGAGGATATTACCAATGAGTGGAACGGAATACCCTTCACCATCGATAATGAAACTG GTGAATACATTCGCTTGCCTTTGGATGAGTTGCTGAACGACGTTCTCAAGCTCTCTGAATTCCCGCTCGAAGACGAG CTGACCAACGATCCGGTGGCCTCCACCTCCCAGGCAGCTGCCGCTTTGAACGAGAATCAGTCGATAAGGACCAGCTCGGAGACCGGCGAGGAGTTCCTCAGTGGCGAGGGAGTGCCGAGCAAGCAGCGTAGGATCGATACCAAGGACAAGGAGAACGACCCGGAAAAGGCCGACGGAGGAGACAGCTTCTCGGTCAGCGACTTCGAGGACCTGCAGAACTCAGTGGGCTCGCCCCTGTTTGACTTAGATGAGGACGCCAAGAAGGAGCTAGACGAGATGTTGCAATCCACGGCTCCGCCCTACCACCACCCCCATCCCCACCACGGCCATCCCCACGCGCACCCCCATCCGCACCACCATGCCGCCACGATGCACCACCACGCCCATGCCCAccatgccgccgccgccgccgctgcccaCCAGCGAGCGGTGCAGCAGGCCAACTATGGCGGCAGTGTTGGCGTCGGCGTTGGTGTCGgagtgggcgtgggcgtgggcaGCGGCACTGGCAGCGCCTTCCAgcgccagccagccagcggCGGATTCCATCCGGGCCATCACCAG GGCCGCATGCCGCGTCTGAACCGCAGCGTTTCCATGGAGCGTCTTCAGGACTTTGCCACCTACTTCAGCCCCATACCCAGCATGGTGGGCGGAGTGTCGGACATGTCGCCCTATCCCCACCACTATCCGGGCTACTCCTATCAGGCGAGTCCCTCGCAGGGAGCCCCCGCCCCCGGCCAGCACGGTCAGTACGGTAGCGGGGCAGCTGCTGCTCCCCTGCAGCCcccaccaccgccgccgccgcacCACGCCACCATGCTGCACCACCCGAACACCGCCCTGGGCGACATCTGCCCCTCGGGCCAGCCGCACTACGGCCACAACCTGGGCTCCGCGGTGTCCTCCAGCATGCATCTGACCAACTCCAGTCACGAGGCCGATGGCGCCGCCGCAGCAGCTGCCGCCTATAAGGTGGAGCACGATCTGATGTACTACGCG AATACCTCCTCGGATATGAATCAAACTGACGGTTTCATGAACTCCATTTTCACCGACGAGGATCTGCATTTGATGGACATGAATGAGA GCTTCTGTCGCATGGTGGAcaacagcaccagcaacaACTCCTCGGTCCTGGGCCTGCCCAGCAGTGGACATGTCAGCAACGGCTCCGGAGGCTCTGCTCAGCTGGCGCCGGGGAACACTCACGCAAACCAGGCCAACGGAGCTGCGGGCGCCGTGGGCCCAATGAGCACTGGCGGAGCTGCGGGCATGACCGCCGATCTTCTGGCCAGCGGCGGCGGTGCAGGTGCACAGGGCGGGACTGATCGCTTGGACGCCTCTAGCGACAGTGCCGTCAGTTCGATGGGCTCCGAACGGGTGCCATCCCTCTCCGACGGCGAGTGGGGTGAGGGCAGCGACTCGGCGCAGGACTATCACCAGGGAAAGTACGGTGGCCCCTACGACTTCAGTTACAACAACAACTCGCGGCTGACCACGGCCACCCGTCAGCCGCCGGTGGCGCAAAAGAAGCATCAGTTATACGGAAAGCGGGATCCTCACAAGCAGACACCATCGGCTCTGCCACCGACAGTGCCGCCGGCGGCTGCCACAGCCGTGCAGTCGCAGAGCATTAAATACGAATACGATGCGGGATACGGATCATCGGGAATGGCCAGCGGTGCTAGTGGAATCAGCAGCGAAGCTGGTGCCATGGGACCTGCTCTGTCCAAGGACTACCACCATCACCAGGCGGCCTACGGAATGGGCGCCAGCGGAAGCAACTTCAATGGCGACTACACCCATCGACCCACTCCCAGGACCGCTGAAGATCTGGTCCATCTAAATCACACCTACTCGGCCATGCCCCAGGGAAGTGGTGCCCTGCCAAGACCGCAGGCGCGCGACAAGAAGCCTCTGGTGGCCACCAAATCAGGATCAGCCAAGGGAGCCAACTCCGGCGGcggtagcagcagcagcagcagtgccggcggcagcagccacggcggAGAGGATGAGCACCTGACCCGTGATGAGAAGCGGGCTCGTGCCTTGAACATCCCTATTCCGGTGCAGGACATCATTAATTTGCCCATGGACGAGTTCAACGAGCGCCTGTCCAAGTACGACCTCAGCGAGAACCAACTGTCCCTGATCCGCGACATCCGTCGTCGTGGCAAGAACAAGGTGGCGGCCCAAAACTGCCGCAAGCGCAAGCTGGACCAGATCCTTACCCTCGAGGACGAAGTGAATGCTGTGGTCAAGCGCAAGACGCAGCTGAATCTGGATCGCGATCACTTGGAGGGCGAGCGTAAACGCATCTCCAATAAGTTTGCCATGCTGCATCGTCATGTGTTCCAG TATCTGCGGGATCCTGAGGGCAATGCATGCTCACCTGCTGACTACAGCTTGCAGCAGGCCGCCGATGGCTCTGTCTACTTGCTGCCTCGTGAAAAGTCCGAGAGCAACAACACAGCCACAGCTGCCTCCAATGCTGTGTCTTCCGGCAGCGGAGGAAGTCTGAACGGACATGTGCCCAGCCAGACACCGATGCACGGCCACCATGGCCAGCACGGAATGCAGGCCCAGCACGTAGGCGGTGGAAtgagccagcagcagcagcaacagcagcaatcgAGGCTGCCCCCGCatctgcaacagcagcagcagcaccatttgcagcaacagcagcagcagccgggAGGTCaatcgcagcagcagcaccgcAAGGAATGA